A region of Mycolicibacterium brumae DNA encodes the following proteins:
- the hrpA gene encoding ATP-dependent RNA helicase HrpA, which translates to MSEPSPEQLRDLRRRLDGLTLADAARLRRRLRGLRDPSPEQLAKLGEQIAIGEARLAARAAAVPVIEYPDLPVSAFRDEIAAAVKANQVLVVAGETGSGKTTQLPKICLDIGRGVRGMIGHTQPRRLAARTVAQRIADELHTPLGDAVGYTVRFTDRASDATLVKLMTDGILLAEIQRDRRLTRYDTLILDEAHERSLNIDFLIGYLRELLPRRPDLKLIITSATIEPARFAAHFAGPDGPAPIIEVSGRTYPVDIRYRPLEVAVGPETADADDADDPDHEVVRTELRDQTEAIIDAVAELEDEPAGDVLVFLSGEREIRDTAEALRTALADRTFPVEVLPLYARLPTAEQQKVFAPHSNRRVVLATNVAETSLTVPGIRYVVDPGAARISRYSRRTKVQRLPIEPISQASANQRAGRAGRTAPGVCIRLYAEEDFDTRPEHTDPEILRTNLAAVMLQMAALGLGDIAEFGFLDPPDARSIRDGAALLSELGALDDNGKITELGRRLARLPIDPRLGRMILAADELGCVAEVLVIVAALAIPDPRERPADKEEAARAKHARFADPDSDFIGFLNLWNYLGDQRDQRSGSSFRRMCREDFLHYLRIREWQDLVGQLRSIARDIGIRADDAATPDPQRIHAALTTGLLSHIGLRNDRANDAKKGAPRGRDPETKRRGETREYLGARNAKFVLAPGSALTKRPPQWVVVAELVETARLYGRIAARVDPTLIERAAGDLVTRTHSEPHWDAKRGEVMAFERVTLYGLPLVPRRRVSYAGVDPELCRELFIRHALTQGEWQTRHHFFADNTALREDLAELEDRARRRDLLAGDDEVYAFYDARVPADVVSAWHFDGWWRKQRHRTPDLLTMTRADLLRAEPDTDHPDNWSSGDLRLPLSYRYVPGDADDGVTVHVPVQVLARLGGEQFAWQVPALRLELITALLKSLPKDLRRNFVPAPDTARAVLDTLDPGDGSLLAALADELRRRSGVVVPVDAFDADKIPDHLRLTFAVQGDDGAEVARGKDLAALQEQLAAPARRAVSAALAPGLARTGLRDWPEDLAELPAVVEQDSGGHTVRGFPAFVDAGSAVDIRVFATPGEQAAAMRPGLRRLLRLTAPSPAKAVERGLDPGTRLLLGNNPDGSLAALLEDCADAAVDALVPTAPRTRAEFAAARTRVASGLSATTADIARRVKTVLAAAHTSRVGLPDKPGPALRDAVEDITAQLDQLLPPGFVTRAGAARLADLTRYLTAVGRRLERLPQAPGADRERMDRVHAVEDAYDELLQSLSPQRAAAADVADIAFLIEELRVSLWAQQIGTSRPVSEQRIRKAIAAIR; encoded by the coding sequence GCCCGGCTGGCCGCCCGCGCCGCGGCGGTCCCGGTCATCGAGTACCCGGACCTGCCGGTCAGCGCGTTCCGCGACGAGATCGCCGCCGCGGTGAAGGCCAACCAGGTGCTGGTGGTGGCCGGGGAGACCGGCTCCGGCAAGACCACCCAGCTGCCCAAGATCTGCCTGGACATCGGCCGCGGCGTGCGCGGCATGATCGGGCACACCCAACCGCGCCGGCTGGCCGCCCGCACCGTCGCCCAGCGCATCGCCGACGAACTGCACACCCCGCTCGGCGACGCGGTCGGCTACACCGTGCGCTTCACCGACCGGGCATCGGATGCCACCCTGGTCAAACTGATGACCGACGGCATCCTGCTCGCCGAGATCCAGCGCGACCGCCGGCTGACCCGCTACGACACGCTGATCCTCGACGAGGCGCACGAACGCAGCCTCAACATCGACTTCCTGATCGGCTACCTGCGCGAGCTGCTGCCGCGCCGGCCCGACCTGAAACTCATCATCACCTCGGCGACCATCGAGCCGGCGCGGTTCGCCGCGCACTTCGCCGGGCCGGACGGTCCGGCCCCGATCATCGAGGTGTCCGGCCGCACCTACCCGGTCGACATCCGGTACCGCCCACTGGAAGTGGCGGTCGGGCCGGAAACCGCCGACGCTGACGACGCCGATGACCCCGATCACGAGGTCGTCCGCACCGAGCTGCGCGACCAGACCGAGGCCATCATCGACGCGGTGGCCGAGCTCGAAGACGAACCGGCCGGCGACGTGCTGGTCTTCCTGTCCGGCGAACGCGAGATCCGTGACACCGCCGAGGCGCTGCGAACCGCGTTGGCGGACAGGACATTCCCGGTCGAGGTGCTTCCGCTGTACGCCCGGCTGCCCACCGCTGAGCAGCAGAAGGTGTTCGCGCCGCACAGCAATCGCCGGGTGGTGCTGGCCACCAACGTCGCCGAAACCTCGCTGACCGTCCCCGGCATCCGCTACGTGGTGGACCCGGGCGCCGCCCGGATCTCCCGATACAGCCGGCGCACCAAGGTGCAGCGGCTGCCGATCGAACCGATCTCGCAGGCCTCGGCCAACCAGCGGGCCGGCCGGGCCGGGCGCACCGCGCCGGGCGTGTGCATCCGGCTGTACGCGGAAGAGGACTTCGACACCCGGCCCGAACACACCGACCCGGAGATCCTGCGCACCAACCTGGCCGCGGTGATGCTGCAGATGGCGGCGCTGGGTCTCGGCGACATCGCCGAGTTCGGCTTCCTCGACCCACCGGATGCCCGCAGCATCCGCGACGGCGCCGCGCTGCTGTCCGAACTCGGAGCGCTCGATGACAACGGGAAGATCACCGAACTGGGCCGGCGACTGGCCCGGCTGCCGATCGACCCGCGGCTCGGCCGGATGATCCTGGCAGCCGACGAACTCGGTTGTGTCGCAGAGGTTCTGGTCATCGTCGCGGCGCTGGCAATACCCGACCCGCGGGAGCGGCCGGCGGACAAGGAGGAGGCCGCCCGCGCCAAGCACGCGCGGTTCGCCGACCCCGACTCGGACTTCATCGGCTTCCTGAACCTGTGGAACTACCTCGGCGATCAACGGGATCAGCGCTCCGGCAGCTCGTTTCGGCGGATGTGCCGAGAGGACTTCCTGCACTATCTGCGGATCCGGGAATGGCAGGACCTGGTCGGCCAACTGCGCAGCATCGCCCGCGACATCGGCATCCGCGCCGACGACGCCGCCACGCCGGACCCGCAGCGCATCCACGCCGCGCTGACCACCGGACTGCTGTCCCATATCGGGCTGCGCAACGACCGCGCCAACGACGCGAAGAAGGGCGCCCCCAGGGGCAGGGACCCGGAAACCAAGCGGCGCGGCGAAACCCGGGAGTACCTCGGGGCGCGCAACGCCAAGTTCGTGCTGGCGCCGGGCTCCGCGCTCACCAAACGCCCACCGCAATGGGTGGTGGTGGCCGAACTGGTCGAGACCGCCCGGCTGTACGGCCGGATCGCCGCGCGCGTCGACCCGACGTTGATCGAACGCGCCGCCGGCGACCTGGTCACCCGCACCCACAGCGAACCGCACTGGGACGCCAAACGCGGCGAGGTGATGGCCTTCGAGCGGGTGACGCTTTACGGGCTGCCGCTGGTCCCGCGGCGACGGGTGTCCTATGCCGGCGTGGACCCGGAATTGTGCCGGGAGCTATTCATTCGGCACGCGCTGACGCAGGGGGAGTGGCAGACCCGGCACCACTTCTTCGCCGACAACACCGCGCTGCGCGAAGACCTCGCCGAACTCGAGGACCGGGCACGGCGCCGCGACCTGCTCGCCGGCGACGACGAGGTGTACGCCTTCTACGACGCCCGGGTGCCCGCCGACGTGGTCTCGGCCTGGCATTTCGACGGCTGGTGGCGCAAGCAGCGCCACCGCACCCCGGACCTGCTGACCATGACCCGCGCCGACCTGCTGCGCGCCGAACCCGACACCGACCACCCGGACAATTGGAGCTCCGGGGACCTGCGGCTGCCGCTGAGCTACCGCTACGTTCCCGGCGACGCCGATGACGGCGTCACCGTGCACGTCCCGGTGCAGGTGCTGGCCCGCCTCGGCGGGGAGCAGTTCGCCTGGCAGGTCCCGGCGCTGCGACTGGAACTGATCACCGCGCTGCTCAAATCGCTGCCGAAAGACCTGCGCCGCAACTTCGTTCCCGCCCCGGACACTGCCCGCGCGGTGCTGGACACCCTGGACCCCGGCGACGGGTCGCTACTGGCGGCGCTCGCCGACGAGCTGCGACGGCGCTCCGGGGTCGTGGTCCCGGTGGACGCCTTCGACGCCGACAAGATCCCCGACCATCTGCGGCTCACCTTCGCGGTGCAGGGCGACGACGGCGCAGAGGTCGCCCGCGGCAAAGATCTCGCGGCGCTGCAGGAACAGCTGGCCGCCCCGGCGCGGCGCGCGGTCTCCGCCGCGCTGGCGCCCGGCCTGGCCCGCACCGGCCTCCGGGACTGGCCCGAGGACCTCGCGGAACTGCCCGCCGTCGTCGAGCAGGACAGCGGCGGGCACACGGTGCGCGGCTTCCCGGCGTTCGTCGACGCCGGCTCGGCGGTCGACATCCGGGTGTTCGCCACCCCGGGTGAACAGGCCGCCGCGATGCGGCCCGGCCTGCGCCGGCTGTTGCGCCTGACCGCCCCGTCACCGGCGAAAGCCGTTGAGCGGGGCCTGGATCCGGGCACCCGGCTGCTGCTGGGCAACAACCCGGACGGCTCGCTGGCGGCGCTGCTGGAGGACTGCGCCGACGCCGCCGTCGACGCGTTGGTCCCCACCGCGCCGCGCACCCGGGCCGAATTCGCCGCCGCCCGGACCCGGGTGGCATCCGGGCTCAGCGCGACCACGGCCGACATCGCCCGCCGCGTCAAGACGGTGCTGGCCGCCGCGCACACCTCCCGGGTGGGGCTGCCCGACAAACCCGGTCCGGCGCTGCGCGACGCCGTCGAGGACATCACCGCGCAACTCGACCAGCTGCTGCCGCCCGGCTTCGTGACCCGCGCCGGGGCGGCCCGGCTGGCTGACCTCACCCGCTATCTCACCGCGGTCGGCCGCCGGCTGGAGCGACTGCCGCAGGCGCCGGGCGCCGACCGCGAGCGGATGGACCGGGTGCACGCCGTCGAGGACGCCTACGACGAACTGCTGCAGTCGCTTTCGCCGCAGCGCGCCGCCGCCGCCGATGTCGCCGACATCGCGTTCCTGATCGAGGAACTGCGGGTGAGCCTGTGGGCGCAGCAGATTGGCACCTCCCGGCCGGTCAGCGAACAGCGGATCCGCAAGGCCATCGCGGCTATCCGCTGA